A region of the Candidatus Desulfatibia profunda genome:
TCACCGTTCAAAATTACGGCCCCGGGAGAATTTCCGGGTTAGCCGCCATATACACAAGATGCTTAGCCCGGATATTTTATGAGAAATTCGGGTTAAAGAAATTTTCAGCGGCATCGGGGGCAAGTTTTCCGTGATTTAGATACAAGATGTGCTGGGCCAAAGATGTGACCTGGTAGTGGTTGTGTGTGGTGAAAATGATGGTGATATTTTTGAGTTCGTTTGCCTGCCGGAGAATGTTGATAATGGCAGCCTGGTTTGCCACATCAACGCTTGCAAAGGGTTCATCGCACAAAAGGACCTCAGGATTCACCGCCAATGCCCGGGCAATCGCCACCCGCTGGGTTTCGCCGCCCGAGAGCTTATGGGCTTTAGCACTTATAAATTGGCGCATACCCACAAGATCAAGGGATTCGGCGATGATCCGGTTTCTTTCATCCTTTGGAATTCCCCTTATCTTCAAGCCGAATTCCAGGTTTTTGTAAACCGTGGTGGTAAAAAGGACCGGGTTCTGCTGAACCAGACCGATTTTGCGGCGCAGGGTGTGCAGACGACTCCCTGAAAAATCCATGGGTCTGTTGTTGTAGCTTACCGTTCCGGCGGTGGGGTGATTGAGGAGGCTGAGGATCTCGAGCAGTGTGGTCTTGCCCGCTCCATTCGGCCCGACCAGAGCATATCTAACCCCTTTTTTCAAATCCAGTTCGGGGATGTCGAGAACGGTCCTGCTTCCGTAGACCTTGCGAAGATTTTTTATCTGAAAAAGCGTCAAACCCGGTCTCTCCCCTGAAGGCGATTGAAAAAGATGTTTACGCTAAAACTGATCATGAGCAGAACGATTCCCAGAGCCACACC
Encoded here:
- a CDS encoding ATP-binding cassette domain-containing protein; its protein translation is MTLFQIKNLRKVYGSRTVLDIPELDLKKGVRYALVGPNGAGKTTLLEILSLLNHPTAGTVSYNNRPMDFSGSRLHTLRRKIGLVQQNPVLFTTTVYKNLEFGLKIRGIPKDERNRIIAESLDLVGMRQFISAKAHKLSGGETQRVAIARALAVNPEVLLCDEPFASVDVANQAAIINILRQANELKNITIIFTTHNHYQVTSLAQHILYLNHGKLAPDAAENFFNPNFS